A window of Thunnus thynnus chromosome 17, fThuThy2.1, whole genome shotgun sequence contains these coding sequences:
- the cant1a gene encoding soluble calcium-activated nucleotidase 1 isoform X1, giving the protein MTQVQRSGRRRRRGHSSPPSSMPAPPGFTRLEQNEPMNTLRISVGGLPMLASMANTTDPRFRLKRKPIVVVAVSLAFLLLLFMHWGSGFRSRSYGSQSWKASRGDTQQSDSHYNDTYPLSPPERTQQGTRYRIGVIADLDTSSRSDKKLTWFSYMRRGYLLVSQSGDKVAVEWDVDRVVLESHLAEKGRGMELSELLVFNGKLYSVDDRTGIIYHIDGDKAVPWVILPDGDGSVAKGFKAEWLAVKDEHLYVGGLGKEWTTTEGEFVNNNPEWVKVVGFRGDVHHENWVPKYKSLKSAAGIEPPGYLIHESAAWSDTLQRWFFLPRRASKERYEETADERRGTNLVLSCSPDFKDITVSQVGSLNPTHGFSSFKFVPNTDDQIILALKSEEDAGKIATYIMAFTLDGRILLPETKIGDVKYEGLEFI; this is encoded by the exons ATGACGCAAGTTCAGCGCTCTGGCAGGAGGAGACGGAGGG GTCACTCCAGTCCTCCGTCCTCCATGCCTGCTCCCCCAGGCTTCACTCGACTGGAGCAGAATGAGCCTATGAACACTCTACGTATCTCTGTCGGAGGCCTCCCCATGTTGGCTTCCATGGCCAACACCACTGACCCTCGTTTCCGCCTGAAGCGGAAGCCCATTGTGGTGGTGGCCGTCTCACTGGCCTTTCTTCTGCTGCTCTTCATGCACTGGGGCTCAGGCTTCCGATCCCGCTCCTATGGCTCACAGAGCTGGAAAGCCAGCCGAGGTGACACCCAGCAGTCTGATTCCCATTACAATGACACTTACCCCCTCAGTCCACCGGAGCGCACGCAGCAGGGCACCCGCTATCGCATTGGGGTCATTGCCGACCTGGACACAAGCTCTCGTAGTGACAAGAAGCTGACATGGTTCAGCTACATGCGGCGTGGGTACCTGTTGGTGTCCCAGAGTGGTGACAAGGTAGCGGTTGAATGGGATGTGGACAGGGTGGTGCTGGAAAGCCATCTAGCGGAGAAGGGCAGGGGTATGGAGCTGTCTGAGCTTTTGGTGTTCAACGGGAAGCTTTACAGCGTCGATGACAGGACGGGCATCATCTACCACATTGACGGTGACAAGGCTGTGCCCTGGGTCATCTTACCTGACGGTGATGGCAGTGTTGCCAAAG GGTTCAAAGCAGAGTGGCTTGCAGTGAAGGATGAGCACCTGTATGTCGGTGGACTGGGGAAGGAGTGGACCACCACTGAAGGCGAGTTTGTCAACAACAACCCAGAGTGGGTGAAAGTAGTAGGCTTCAGAGGGGATGTGCACCATGAGAACTGGGTTCCAAAGTACAAATCACTGAAGTCTGCCGCAGGAATAGAGCCTCCAG GTTATCTCATTCATGAGTCAGCAGCGTGGAGCGACACACTGCAGCGCTGGTTTTTCCTCCCTCGCCGCGCCAGCAAGGAGCGTTATGAGGAGACGGCAGACGAGCGGCGTGGCACGAACCTCGTTCTCAGCTGCTCACCAGATTTCAAAGACATCACCGTGAGTCAAGTGGGTTCGCTCAACCCCACTCACGGTTTCTCCTCCTTCAAGTTTGTCCCCAACACGGACGACCAGATCATTCTGGCACTCAAGTCAGAAGAAGATGCGGGAAAGATTGCCACATACATCATGGCGTTTACACTTGATGGACGCATCCTTCTACCTGAAACCAAGATTGGTGATGTGAAATATGAGGGCTTGGAGTTCATTTAG
- the LOC137201327 gene encoding galectin-3-binding protein A-like has protein sequence MLIHRNIHTLWLLLLLHVSGSALKFNLFKRTSDAQEGDVRLFGSQSASEGRVEIYHDGKWGTVCDDGWDMAEAQVVCRQLHFPGAKSVVVGKEYGQASGPIWLDDITCKGTENHLITCDFKGWGVTDCTHKEDVGVICDSGTNVTINNSTHSLDHSISLSGDLGQIFDSGDGCDFQITVQSTTGNKQEDGTSEMLGTTICAHKMILSQFPLFNTSKGMTSVTVNVDQSCQPHFTSFIRYLYTHKIDVTFSSVQCIHSMASKFGVKQLMEDTGRLFTKILPEDTSFHTQLSLHKYAVETGDLVLQENCIQYLAWNYQNLTRSPAWPHLPVEVIGALLARSDLVVPNEYFLLQTVESWILEKDNSTSLETQADLLSHIRFPMIPAETLYELESNSSLYSTHKNMYRENMLKALQFNVLLFNNLQTNPNFNKEDDDYQPRIYTSDPWSTTVERPKDTEPVRTHYPSSYNRRRQHGYGYGYDYGYIYPTASPYSQAATKSFSTPVHNSMIFKDKKIRWEANVFKNKRECSNKGLTCESFPVARLAPQNHLSQNNILFRNRLLMMCQGKYICQVQDFKVNLAHIAVNSTQVLAYPCPDDQYTYRFVVRPAYV, from the exons ATGCTGATACATCGAAACATACACACTCTGTGGCTTCTGCTACTTCTTCATGTCTCTGGAAGTGCACTCAAATTTAACCTGTTCA AGAGGACATCTGATGCACAGGAAGGTGATGTGAGGCTGTTTGGCTCTCAGAGCGCTTCAGAGGGCCGTGTGGAGATCTACCATGATGGGAAATGGGGAACAGTGTGTGATGATGGCTGGGACATGGCTGAGGCCCAGGTGGTGTGTCGTCAGCTCCACTTCCCTGGAGCCAAATCTGTTGTCGTAGGGAAGGAGTACGGACAAG CATCTGGACCTATTTGGCTGGATGATATCACATGTAAAGGCACAGAGAACCATCTGATTACTTGTGATTTCAAAGGCTGGGGAGTGACTGACTGCACCCACAAAGAGGATGTTGGAGTTATTTGTGACTCAG GCACAAATGTGACCATCAATAATTCTACACACTCTCTGGACCACAGTATCAGTCTGTCTGGTGACCTCGGCCAAATCTTTGACAGTGGGGATGGCTGCGACTTCCAGATCACAGTCCAGAGTACCACtggaaacaaacaggaggaTGGAACCTCAGAGATGCTTGGGACAACGATCTGTGCACACAAAATGATTCTCTCACAATTCCCACTCTTCAATACTTCAAAGGGGATGACTAGTGTCACGGTCAACGTCGACCAGTCTTGCCAACCACATTTCACCTCCTTCATTAG GTACCTTTACACCCACAAGATAGATGTGACCTTCTCCTCTGTGCAGTGCATCCATTCAATGGCCTCAAAGTTTGGGGTGAAGCAGCTGATGGAGGACACAGGCCGGCTGTTCACCAAAATCCTCCCAGAGGACACCTCATTTCATACCCAGCTATCCCTTCACAAATATGCAGTGGAAACTGGGGACTTGGTCCTCCAGGAGAACTGTATCCAGTACCTGGCCTGGAACTACCAAAACCTGACCAGGTCCCCTGCTTGGCCACACCTCCCTGTGGAGGTCATTGGAGCCCTTTTAGCACGCTCAGACCTGGTGGTGccaaatgaatattttctgcttcagactgtggagaGCTGGATTCTGGAGAAGGACAACTCAACCAGTTTGGAAACCCAGGCTGACCTGTTGAGCCACATTCGTTTCCCTATGATCCCTGCTGAGACACTGTATGAGTTGGAGTCCAACTCGTCACTCTACAGCACCCATAAGAATATGTATCGTGAGAACATGTTGAAAGCACTTCAGTTTAATGTTCTGCTCTTCAACAATCTTCAGACCAACCCAAATTTCAACAAAGAAGATGATGATTACCAGCCTAGGATCTACACTTCTGACCCATGGAGCACTACAGTGGAACGTCCCAAGGACACAGAACCAGTCCGTACCCATTATCCATCTTCATACAACCGTAGGAGGCAGCATGGCTATGGTTATGGCTATGACTATGGTTATATTTATCCCACCGCCAGTCCATATAGTCAAGCCGCAACCAAGTCATTCAGCACACCTGTCCACAACAGCATGATCTTTAAGGACAAAAAGATTCGGTGGGAGGCAAATGTCTTCAAGAACAAACGTGAGTGTTCAAACAAAGGTCTGACATGCGAGTCATTCCCTGTGGCAAGGCTGGCTCCCCAAAACCACCTTTCCCAGAACAACATCCTCTTTCGTAACCGGCTCCTGATGATGTGCCAAGGCAAGTACATCTGTCAGGTTCAGGACTTCAAAGTCAACCTGGCTCATATCGCTGTGAACAGTACCCAGGTTCTGGCCTATCCTTGTCCTGATGACCAGTACACCTACCGCTTTGTTGTGAGACCAGCGTATGTTTGA
- the cant1a gene encoding soluble calcium-activated nucleotidase 1 isoform X2, which translates to MDSHSSPPSSMPAPPGFTRLEQNEPMNTLRISVGGLPMLASMANTTDPRFRLKRKPIVVVAVSLAFLLLLFMHWGSGFRSRSYGSQSWKASRGDTQQSDSHYNDTYPLSPPERTQQGTRYRIGVIADLDTSSRSDKKLTWFSYMRRGYLLVSQSGDKVAVEWDVDRVVLESHLAEKGRGMELSELLVFNGKLYSVDDRTGIIYHIDGDKAVPWVILPDGDGSVAKGFKAEWLAVKDEHLYVGGLGKEWTTTEGEFVNNNPEWVKVVGFRGDVHHENWVPKYKSLKSAAGIEPPGYLIHESAAWSDTLQRWFFLPRRASKERYEETADERRGTNLVLSCSPDFKDITVSQVGSLNPTHGFSSFKFVPNTDDQIILALKSEEDAGKIATYIMAFTLDGRILLPETKIGDVKYEGLEFI; encoded by the exons ATGGACA GTCACTCCAGTCCTCCGTCCTCCATGCCTGCTCCCCCAGGCTTCACTCGACTGGAGCAGAATGAGCCTATGAACACTCTACGTATCTCTGTCGGAGGCCTCCCCATGTTGGCTTCCATGGCCAACACCACTGACCCTCGTTTCCGCCTGAAGCGGAAGCCCATTGTGGTGGTGGCCGTCTCACTGGCCTTTCTTCTGCTGCTCTTCATGCACTGGGGCTCAGGCTTCCGATCCCGCTCCTATGGCTCACAGAGCTGGAAAGCCAGCCGAGGTGACACCCAGCAGTCTGATTCCCATTACAATGACACTTACCCCCTCAGTCCACCGGAGCGCACGCAGCAGGGCACCCGCTATCGCATTGGGGTCATTGCCGACCTGGACACAAGCTCTCGTAGTGACAAGAAGCTGACATGGTTCAGCTACATGCGGCGTGGGTACCTGTTGGTGTCCCAGAGTGGTGACAAGGTAGCGGTTGAATGGGATGTGGACAGGGTGGTGCTGGAAAGCCATCTAGCGGAGAAGGGCAGGGGTATGGAGCTGTCTGAGCTTTTGGTGTTCAACGGGAAGCTTTACAGCGTCGATGACAGGACGGGCATCATCTACCACATTGACGGTGACAAGGCTGTGCCCTGGGTCATCTTACCTGACGGTGATGGCAGTGTTGCCAAAG GGTTCAAAGCAGAGTGGCTTGCAGTGAAGGATGAGCACCTGTATGTCGGTGGACTGGGGAAGGAGTGGACCACCACTGAAGGCGAGTTTGTCAACAACAACCCAGAGTGGGTGAAAGTAGTAGGCTTCAGAGGGGATGTGCACCATGAGAACTGGGTTCCAAAGTACAAATCACTGAAGTCTGCCGCAGGAATAGAGCCTCCAG GTTATCTCATTCATGAGTCAGCAGCGTGGAGCGACACACTGCAGCGCTGGTTTTTCCTCCCTCGCCGCGCCAGCAAGGAGCGTTATGAGGAGACGGCAGACGAGCGGCGTGGCACGAACCTCGTTCTCAGCTGCTCACCAGATTTCAAAGACATCACCGTGAGTCAAGTGGGTTCGCTCAACCCCACTCACGGTTTCTCCTCCTTCAAGTTTGTCCCCAACACGGACGACCAGATCATTCTGGCACTCAAGTCAGAAGAAGATGCGGGAAAGATTGCCACATACATCATGGCGTTTACACTTGATGGACGCATCCTTCTACCTGAAACCAAGATTGGTGATGTGAAATATGAGGGCTTGGAGTTCATTTAG
- the cant1a gene encoding soluble calcium-activated nucleotidase 1 isoform X3 has product MPAPPGFTRLEQNEPMNTLRISVGGLPMLASMANTTDPRFRLKRKPIVVVAVSLAFLLLLFMHWGSGFRSRSYGSQSWKASRGDTQQSDSHYNDTYPLSPPERTQQGTRYRIGVIADLDTSSRSDKKLTWFSYMRRGYLLVSQSGDKVAVEWDVDRVVLESHLAEKGRGMELSELLVFNGKLYSVDDRTGIIYHIDGDKAVPWVILPDGDGSVAKGFKAEWLAVKDEHLYVGGLGKEWTTTEGEFVNNNPEWVKVVGFRGDVHHENWVPKYKSLKSAAGIEPPGYLIHESAAWSDTLQRWFFLPRRASKERYEETADERRGTNLVLSCSPDFKDITVSQVGSLNPTHGFSSFKFVPNTDDQIILALKSEEDAGKIATYIMAFTLDGRILLPETKIGDVKYEGLEFI; this is encoded by the exons ATGCCTGCTCCCCCAGGCTTCACTCGACTGGAGCAGAATGAGCCTATGAACACTCTACGTATCTCTGTCGGAGGCCTCCCCATGTTGGCTTCCATGGCCAACACCACTGACCCTCGTTTCCGCCTGAAGCGGAAGCCCATTGTGGTGGTGGCCGTCTCACTGGCCTTTCTTCTGCTGCTCTTCATGCACTGGGGCTCAGGCTTCCGATCCCGCTCCTATGGCTCACAGAGCTGGAAAGCCAGCCGAGGTGACACCCAGCAGTCTGATTCCCATTACAATGACACTTACCCCCTCAGTCCACCGGAGCGCACGCAGCAGGGCACCCGCTATCGCATTGGGGTCATTGCCGACCTGGACACAAGCTCTCGTAGTGACAAGAAGCTGACATGGTTCAGCTACATGCGGCGTGGGTACCTGTTGGTGTCCCAGAGTGGTGACAAGGTAGCGGTTGAATGGGATGTGGACAGGGTGGTGCTGGAAAGCCATCTAGCGGAGAAGGGCAGGGGTATGGAGCTGTCTGAGCTTTTGGTGTTCAACGGGAAGCTTTACAGCGTCGATGACAGGACGGGCATCATCTACCACATTGACGGTGACAAGGCTGTGCCCTGGGTCATCTTACCTGACGGTGATGGCAGTGTTGCCAAAG GGTTCAAAGCAGAGTGGCTTGCAGTGAAGGATGAGCACCTGTATGTCGGTGGACTGGGGAAGGAGTGGACCACCACTGAAGGCGAGTTTGTCAACAACAACCCAGAGTGGGTGAAAGTAGTAGGCTTCAGAGGGGATGTGCACCATGAGAACTGGGTTCCAAAGTACAAATCACTGAAGTCTGCCGCAGGAATAGAGCCTCCAG GTTATCTCATTCATGAGTCAGCAGCGTGGAGCGACACACTGCAGCGCTGGTTTTTCCTCCCTCGCCGCGCCAGCAAGGAGCGTTATGAGGAGACGGCAGACGAGCGGCGTGGCACGAACCTCGTTCTCAGCTGCTCACCAGATTTCAAAGACATCACCGTGAGTCAAGTGGGTTCGCTCAACCCCACTCACGGTTTCTCCTCCTTCAAGTTTGTCCCCAACACGGACGACCAGATCATTCTGGCACTCAAGTCAGAAGAAGATGCGGGAAAGATTGCCACATACATCATGGCGTTTACACTTGATGGACGCATCCTTCTACCTGAAACCAAGATTGGTGATGTGAAATATGAGGGCTTGGAGTTCATTTAG